Genomic window (Candidatus Methylomirabilota bacterium):
GACCAGGCGAGGAGGGGAGCCAGGCGGGAGCCGGGCCGCAGCACGTCCACGATGAGAATGCCCGCGGCCACCGCCACGATGGTGCTCGCCCCCCGCCGGGCATAGTCGTCGGGCAGACGCGCCACCACGAGGACGGCCACGAGGACGGCGGCGGCGGCCAGCGCGGCGACCGGCCATCGCCGTCTTGTCGAGGCCGACGGATCGCGCGCGCTCCGGATGTACCCCCACGACACGAGGCACGCCGTCGCGCACCCGATGAGGATGGGATCGGCGTGCGCGTCCGTGCCGAGGTAGAAGCGCCGGCCCGTCGCCCCGCTCACCGCCAGGTGATAGCGGAGGAGGATCGATCCCAGGGTGGCCAGGAGAAGCCCGGCCACGAGCAGCCAGCGCGCGCGCACGCGGCGGAGGAGTAGGGCGAGGACGGGCGGCCATACGAGGTAGAACTGCTCCTCGATCGACAGCGACCAGGCGTGCCCGAGCATGCCCTGGGGAAGCCCCGCGATGGCCGCCCAGTTCGCCACGTAGAAGATCACCGCGAGGACGAAGAGCGACATGCCGACGACCCGGGAGGGGCCCGCAGTAGCGATCATGGCCACGCCGGAGACGATCACCACGGGCACGAGGGCGGGGAGAAGCCGAAGGGCCCGCCGGCAGTAGAAGTCACGCAGGGCGATGCGCCCCGCGGCCGCGTGCTCTTCGATCAGGAGCGTGCTGATGAGGAAGCCGCTCAGGGTGAAGAAGACGTCAACGCCGAGGAAGCCGCCGTGAATCAGCCCGGAGTGATAGAGCATGACGGCGAGGATGGAGATGGCGCGGATGCCGTCGAGGGCGGGGTGGTAGCCGAGCCGTGTCGTCATGGGCGGCGCTTCGGGACAGTGGCGAATGGCGGGTGGCCGGACAATGATCTACATCTAGCACGGCCGCCGGGAGCCGCCCGAGAGAATTGGGAGACTCAGCCGAGCTCGGCCAGGGCCTCCAGAATCACGGGCTTGGGGACGTCGAAGACGATGCGGAAGCGTCCGATCTCCGGGGCGAGCACGAACGGCACGCGCCCCTCCTTGCCCTTCTTGTCGCGCGCCATGGCCTCGATCACTCGCTCGGGCGCTTCCCCCACCTCGCGCACGGGCAGGCCCATCGTCTCGA
Coding sequences:
- a CDS encoding acyltransferase, with the translated sequence MTTRLGYHPALDGIRAISILAVMLYHSGLIHGGFLGVDVFFTLSGFLISTLLIEEHAAAGRIALRDFYCRRALRLLPALVPVVIVSGVAMIATAGPSRVVGMSLFVLAVIFYVANWAAIAGLPQGMLGHAWSLSIEEQFYLVWPPVLALLLRRVRARWLLVAGLLLATLGSILLRYHLAVSGATGRRFYLGTDAHADPILIGCATACLVSWGYIRSARDPSASTRRRWPVAALAAAAVLVAVLVVARLPDDYARRGASTIVAVAAGILIVDVLRPGSRLAPLLAWSPLVWIGKRSYALYLWHLPVFFLAGALWASGILEYLPSRIVPAWVITFAMAAASYRWIEAPALRLKSRFAARPADRTAAAPAAAVAPAL